One genomic region from Actinocatenispora thailandica encodes:
- a CDS encoding ABC transporter substrate-binding protein, which yields MSADATIRDAATQVRLSRRTLFGAAAGVGLAATLAGCGGDDATGSGTGKPLVVHVNDTGSWQRNFNPYAVTQNTGTIGLFYEPLLFFNKLKPNDITPWLATKYSWSEDGKTLRMTIRKDVKWSDGKPLTVDDVVFTYQSMIDTPALNRGGVELSGVKADGDEVVFTFPSTSFTKLWNLAGQIGIVPKHLLSGKKLDTFTNPNPVGTGPFTLSSFSSQVYQVKANPKYWKGKPAVPLVKFPAYTANAVQTGLQTGEIDWASAFVPDLKKIYERNDPEHNKHYFPSEGLNALMVNTAKAPFDSLEVRQAVSLAVDRDRIVKSAERGYVEPAHPSGLPMPADADWVPAKYQDAKFTVDTAKARQLLSKAGYGSKKLKFELLVPSPYTDFVNAAQLMKEDLAKVGIDMTVRGVAIQDWVAKVGKGDFDVTLRGAVAGPTPFYLYRVMLASALTKPIGQQATGNYGRWKDKHTDELLAAYEGTNDEAKQQAAVQGLATVMIEQLPVIPLFGSPSWSLYRTTKYTGWPSEQNPYAMPSPATSPDMAQVLLHLKPVK from the coding sequence ATGAGTGCAGACGCGACGATCCGCGACGCGGCGACGCAGGTGCGGCTGTCGCGCCGGACGCTGTTCGGTGCGGCGGCCGGTGTCGGGCTCGCCGCCACGCTGGCCGGCTGCGGCGGCGACGACGCGACCGGCTCCGGTACGGGCAAACCGCTGGTCGTGCACGTCAACGACACCGGCTCCTGGCAGCGCAACTTCAACCCGTACGCGGTGACCCAGAACACCGGCACCATCGGGCTGTTCTACGAGCCGCTGCTGTTCTTCAACAAGCTCAAGCCCAACGACATCACGCCGTGGCTCGCCACCAAGTACTCCTGGAGCGAGGACGGCAAGACGCTGCGGATGACGATCCGCAAGGACGTCAAGTGGAGCGACGGCAAGCCGCTGACCGTCGACGACGTGGTGTTCACCTACCAGTCGATGATCGACACACCGGCGCTGAACCGGGGCGGCGTCGAGCTGTCCGGGGTCAAGGCCGACGGCGACGAGGTGGTGTTCACCTTCCCGTCCACCTCGTTCACCAAGCTGTGGAACCTCGCCGGCCAGATCGGCATCGTGCCCAAGCACCTACTGTCCGGCAAGAAGCTCGACACCTTCACCAACCCGAACCCGGTCGGCACCGGCCCGTTCACGCTCAGCTCGTTCTCCTCGCAGGTCTACCAGGTCAAGGCGAACCCGAAGTACTGGAAGGGCAAGCCGGCGGTGCCGCTGGTCAAGTTCCCGGCCTACACCGCCAACGCGGTGCAGACCGGCCTGCAGACCGGTGAGATCGACTGGGCCAGCGCGTTCGTACCGGACCTGAAGAAGATCTACGAGCGGAACGACCCGGAGCACAACAAGCACTACTTCCCCTCCGAGGGCCTGAACGCGCTGATGGTCAACACCGCCAAGGCGCCGTTCGACTCACTGGAGGTACGCCAGGCGGTCAGCCTCGCGGTCGACCGGGACCGGATCGTCAAGTCCGCCGAGCGCGGCTACGTCGAGCCGGCCCACCCGTCCGGGCTGCCGATGCCGGCCGACGCCGACTGGGTACCGGCGAAGTACCAGGACGCGAAGTTCACCGTCGACACGGCCAAGGCCAGGCAACTGCTGTCCAAGGCCGGGTACGGCAGCAAGAAGCTGAAGTTCGAGCTGCTGGTGCCGTCGCCCTACACCGACTTCGTCAACGCGGCGCAGCTGATGAAGGAGGACCTGGCCAAGGTCGGCATCGACATGACGGTGCGCGGTGTGGCCATCCAGGACTGGGTGGCGAAGGTCGGCAAGGGCGACTTCGACGTGACGCTGCGCGGCGCGGTGGCCGGCCCGACCCCGTTCTATCTCTACCGGGTGATGCTCGCCAGCGCGCTGACCAAGCCGATCGGGCAGCAGGCCACCGGCAACTACGGCCGCTGGAAGGACAAGCACACCGACGAGCTGCTCGCCGCGTACGAGGGGACCAACGACGAGGCGAAGCAGCAGGCGGCGGTGCAGGGCCTGGCGACCGTGATGATCGAGCAGCTGCCGGTGATCCCGCTGTTCGGCAGCCCGTCCTGGTCGCTGTACCGGACGACGAAGTACACCGGCTGGCCGAGCGAGCAGAACCCGTACGCGATGCCGTCGCCGGCGACCTCGCCGGACATGGCACAGGTGCTGCTGCACCTCAAGCCCGTCAAGTGA
- a CDS encoding ABC transporter ATP-binding protein: MALIETRGLRKEFVVRRKVGRLRRERRVTAAVHGVDLSIEAGEMVGYIGPNGAGKSTTLKMLTGVLSPSAGEVRVCGLRPVAARTRLALRIGVVFGQRSQLWWDLPLAESFRLLRHVYRVPAAEHSARLARCRRLLELDEFLDTPVRQLSLGQRMRGEITAALLHAPRILFLDEPTIGLDVVSKQSVRAFLAELGAAGDTTLMLTTHDLADIERLCRRLVVIDHGRVVHDGTLGELHARYESRRRVVAELDAPWDGAAAPAGTSIEAVEADAHRVTFALHTATAGELIASLAAGGALRDVSVLEPDIEDVVSRLYAAPEPTRS; the protein is encoded by the coding sequence GTGGCACTGATCGAGACGCGCGGGCTGCGCAAGGAGTTCGTGGTGCGGCGCAAGGTCGGCCGGTTGCGCCGGGAGCGGCGGGTCACCGCTGCGGTGCACGGCGTCGACCTGTCCATCGAGGCGGGGGAGATGGTCGGCTACATCGGCCCGAACGGCGCCGGCAAGTCGACCACACTGAAGATGCTCACCGGCGTGCTGAGCCCGTCCGCCGGCGAGGTACGGGTGTGCGGCCTGCGGCCGGTGGCGGCGCGCACCCGGCTGGCGCTGCGGATCGGCGTGGTGTTCGGCCAGCGCTCGCAGCTGTGGTGGGACCTGCCGCTGGCCGAGTCGTTCCGGCTGCTGCGGCACGTGTACCGGGTGCCGGCGGCCGAGCACTCTGCCCGGCTGGCGCGCTGCCGCCGGCTGCTGGAGCTGGACGAGTTCCTGGACACCCCGGTCCGGCAGCTCTCGCTGGGGCAGCGGATGCGCGGCGAGATCACCGCGGCGCTGCTGCACGCACCGCGGATCCTGTTCCTGGACGAGCCGACGATCGGGCTGGACGTGGTGAGCAAGCAGTCGGTGCGGGCGTTCCTGGCCGAGCTGGGCGCCGCCGGTGACACCACGCTGATGCTGACCACGCACGACCTGGCCGACATCGAACGGCTGTGCCGCCGGCTGGTGGTGATCGATCACGGCCGGGTGGTGCACGACGGCACGCTCGGTGAGCTGCACGCCCGGTACGAGTCGCGCCGGCGGGTGGTGGCCGAGCTCGACGCGCCGTGGGACGGTGCCGCGGCCCCGGCCGGTACCAGCATCGAGGCGGTCGAGGCGGACGCACACCGAGTGACGTTCGCACTGCACACGGCGACCGCGGGGGAGCTGATCGCGAGTCTCGCTGCGGGCGGTGCGTTGCGCGACGTGTCGGTGTTGGAGCCGGACATCGAGGACGTGGTGTCCCGGCTGTACGCGGCGCCGGAGCCGACTCGCTCGTAG
- a CDS encoding ABC transporter permease encodes MADRGRVSAYRALLAAQVRAQTQYRFSFWLDAVSSSVVSLLDIVAVLVLFRATPALGGFSVAQCLLIASLCNVAFSLADAVVGNIDTMRQYIRTGRLDSILLRPMGVLPQLVFGDFAPRRLGRVLQSGLVLAATLAWIDPQWTVGRVVLVLAAPLAGAVIFASVFVAGSTVAFWFVESGEFANAFTYGGRDFTLYPISLYPGWFRKVFAYGLGFAFVAYYPALALLGVPDPLGAPAALAWCSPLVAVPAVLAAALVWRVGVRHYRSTGS; translated from the coding sequence GTGGCTGACCGCGGACGGGTGAGCGCCTACCGCGCGCTGCTGGCGGCGCAGGTGCGGGCGCAGACCCAGTACCGGTTCTCGTTCTGGCTGGACGCGGTGTCCTCCTCGGTGGTGTCGCTGCTGGACATCGTCGCGGTGCTGGTGCTGTTCCGGGCCACCCCGGCGTTGGGCGGGTTCTCGGTGGCGCAGTGCCTGCTGATCGCGTCGCTGTGCAACGTGGCGTTCTCGCTCGCGGACGCGGTGGTGGGCAACATCGACACGATGCGGCAGTACATCCGGACCGGCCGGCTGGACTCGATCCTGCTGCGCCCGATGGGGGTGCTGCCGCAGCTGGTGTTCGGCGACTTCGCGCCGCGGCGGCTGGGCCGGGTGTTGCAGAGCGGCCTGGTGCTGGCCGCGACGCTGGCCTGGATCGATCCACAGTGGACGGTTGGCCGGGTGGTACTGGTGCTGGCGGCGCCGCTGGCCGGCGCGGTGATCTTCGCGTCGGTGTTCGTCGCCGGTTCCACGGTGGCGTTCTGGTTCGTCGAGTCCGGCGAGTTCGCGAACGCGTTCACCTACGGCGGCCGGGACTTCACGCTGTACCCGATCTCGCTGTACCCGGGCTGGTTCCGGAAGGTCTTCGCGTACGGGTTGGGTTTCGCGTTCGTCGCCTACTACCCGGCGCTGGCGCTGCTCGGGGTGCCCGATCCGCTCGGCGCGCCGGCCGCGCTGGCCTGGTGCTCGCCGCTGGTCGCGGTACCGGCGGTGCTCGCCGCGGCGCTGGTCTGGCGGGTCGGGGTGCGCCACTACCGGTCCACCGGATCGTGA